From the Martelella mediterranea DSM 17316 genome, one window contains:
- a CDS encoding ABC transporter permease has protein sequence MALLRSIFSHPSGRIGGAIVGLYIVIAILGLIGITPHDPLAQFRLDRLHAPSATYWMGTDLLGRDVASRLMIGIAQSFIVSFSSVALATIAGIVLGLAAAWFGGNWDGAIMRLMDVLLAFPAILLALLIITIVGPGTWTSVMAIAFVYTPIFTRVVRGPALSLKTREFVDAARTFGSSRSYILSRHMLLNLVAPLTVQVTLALAWALLTEAGLSFLGLGTQPPQASLGLMLSEARNLMEMAPWLLIFPALAIMLGILGFNLLGDALRDILDPRSRRAEA, from the coding sequence ATGGCTCTCCTGCGTTCAATCTTCTCCCATCCGAGCGGCCGCATCGGCGGCGCGATCGTCGGGCTCTATATCGTGATCGCGATCCTGGGTCTGATCGGCATCACCCCGCATGACCCGCTGGCGCAGTTCCGTCTTGATCGCCTGCATGCGCCGTCCGCGACCTATTGGATGGGCACCGATCTGCTCGGCCGCGATGTCGCGAGCCGGCTGATGATCGGCATCGCGCAATCCTTCATCGTTTCCTTTTCCTCCGTGGCGCTGGCAACGATCGCCGGCATCGTGCTCGGCCTTGCGGCGGCATGGTTCGGCGGCAACTGGGATGGCGCGATCATGCGGCTTATGGATGTGCTGCTGGCGTTTCCGGCGATCCTGCTGGCGCTCCTGATCATCACCATTGTCGGCCCCGGCACCTGGACCAGCGTGATGGCGATCGCCTTCGTCTACACGCCGATCTTCACCCGCGTCGTGCGCGGCCCGGCGCTGTCGCTGAAAACCCGCGAATTCGTGGATGCCGCCCGCACCTTCGGCTCATCGCGTTCCTACATCCTGTCGCGGCACATGCTGCTCAATCTGGTCGCGCCGCTCACCGTGCAGGTGACCCTGGCGCTCGCCTGGGCGCTGCTGACGGAGGCGGGGCTTTCCTTCCTCGGCCTCGGCACCCAGCCGCCGCAGGCCTCCCTCGGCCTGATGCTGAGCGAGGCGCGCAACCTGATGGAGATGGCGCCCTGGCTGCTGATCTTCCCCGCACTCGCGATCATGCTCGGCATTCTCGGCTTCAACCTGCTGGGCGATGCGCTGCGCGACATTCTCGATCCCCGTTCCAGGAGGGCAGAGGCATGA
- a CDS encoding ABC transporter permease yields the protein MNYLTRRLVTFPLVMLGVSVLVFISIRLVPGDAITAMLGTEAGLLTPAQRAALETYFGMDQSWFGQYWHWLGGALHGDLGISVTYGKPVLDVILRVFPLTLELALLSMIVALAIGLPAGIYAATHAEKPSDLIVRVVAMIGQSTPSFVVALLAIYALSVWFGVLPAMGTFTPLFEDPLKNLAQMILPALTLGFAFAAAVTRISRSAMLDILSDDYVRTARAKGVPQRKVIWHHALPNALIPVVTVSGVEFGYLLGGAVIVEQVFALPGLGRTVLDAILQRDYALVQGSVLFIALNFMIVNLLVDLAYAALDPRIRLGAQ from the coding sequence ATGAACTATCTGACCCGAAGACTGGTGACCTTTCCTCTGGTCATGCTCGGGGTGTCGGTCCTCGTGTTCATCTCGATCAGGCTGGTTCCCGGCGACGCCATCACGGCGATGCTGGGGACCGAGGCCGGCCTGCTGACGCCGGCCCAGCGGGCAGCACTTGAAACCTATTTCGGCATGGACCAGAGCTGGTTTGGCCAATACTGGCACTGGCTCGGCGGAGCGCTGCATGGCGACCTCGGCATTTCGGTGACCTATGGCAAGCCGGTGCTGGACGTCATTCTGCGGGTGTTTCCGCTGACGCTGGAACTGGCATTGCTGTCGATGATCGTGGCGCTCGCCATTGGCCTGCCGGCCGGCATTTACGCCGCCACCCACGCCGAAAAGCCGTCCGACCTCATCGTTCGCGTCGTCGCGATGATCGGTCAGTCGACGCCGAGCTTCGTGGTCGCGCTGCTCGCGATTTACGCGCTGTCCGTCTGGTTCGGCGTGCTGCCCGCCATGGGCACATTCACGCCCCTGTTCGAAGATCCGCTGAAGAACCTCGCGCAGATGATCCTGCCGGCCCTCACGCTGGGTTTCGCCTTCGCCGCCGCCGTCACCCGCATTTCCCGCTCCGCCATGCTCGATATTCTCTCCGACGACTATGTCCGCACCGCCCGCGCCAAGGGCGTGCCGCAGCGCAAGGTGATCTGGCATCACGCGCTGCCCAATGCGCTGATCCCGGTCGTCACCGTCTCCGGCGTCGAGTTCGGCTATCTGCTGGGCGGCGCGGTGATCGTGGAACAGGTGTTCGCGCTGCCGGGCCTCGGGCGCACGGTGCTCGACGCCATTCTGCAGCGCGATTATGCGCTTGTGCAGGGCAGCGTGCTGTTCATCGCGCTCAACTTCATGATCGTCAATCTGCTGGTCGATCTCGCCTATGCGGCGCTCGATCCGCGTATCCGGCTGGGAGCGCAGTGA
- a CDS encoding ABC transporter substrate-binding protein translates to MGRVQIKTIASALAIAAALAAAPASAETLKMAWSQDATGLDPHKQTAFASIRLLELVYEPLVRTDAELNVVPAIASSWEFSEDGKTLTFKLDPNAKFSNGDKVMPVDVKASFERILDEATSAAARSNFLSIETIDTPDDETVVFNLSQPDVPLLTAMSSINAAIVPASAIEAGTLGTETIGSGPFVLDNWEPNSSETLTANENWAGGELAIDGLDISVLPDETAILASLRTGQVDFALINDPLVATLVPSNPGLTLDREPVLSYHVLQLNAEEGAMKELKVRQAISCAIDRQDVLDAALLGEGKVTGPLTMPAFATDPSELFCYTQDLDKAKALMEEADYADGFSAKVMAATGEPPTAAAEAQVIQSQLAEIGIDLEIEMMELNVYIDRWLKGDFDMAVALNGGRTDPYTMYNRYWTKDGNLNHVAHYIDDELDTLMNEGRVETDPARRKEIFAEFSKHITEVSPWVWLYTGYSYTASTDKVKGFEATPTGSLFGLTAVTIGE, encoded by the coding sequence ATGGGAAGAGTTCAAATCAAGACGATTGCATCAGCGCTAGCGATTGCCGCCGCGCTCGCGGCGGCGCCGGCTTCGGCGGAGACACTGAAAATGGCATGGTCGCAGGATGCGACCGGCCTCGACCCGCACAAGCAGACCGCTTTCGCGTCGATCCGCCTGCTGGAATTGGTCTACGAGCCGCTGGTGCGCACTGATGCCGAACTGAACGTGGTGCCGGCTATCGCCAGTTCCTGGGAGTTTTCCGAGGACGGCAAGACGCTGACATTCAAACTTGATCCGAATGCAAAATTCTCCAATGGCGACAAGGTGATGCCGGTGGATGTAAAGGCATCGTTCGAGCGCATTTTGGATGAGGCCACCAGTGCGGCGGCCCGCTCCAACTTCCTGTCGATCGAAACCATCGATACGCCGGATGACGAGACCGTTGTCTTCAATCTGTCGCAGCCGGACGTTCCGCTGCTGACGGCGATGTCGTCGATCAACGCGGCGATCGTTCCCGCCTCTGCGATCGAGGCCGGCACGCTTGGCACCGAGACCATCGGCTCCGGCCCGTTCGTGCTGGACAACTGGGAGCCCAATTCCAGCGAGACGCTGACGGCCAATGAAAACTGGGCCGGCGGCGAACTCGCTATCGACGGGCTCGATATTTCGGTCCTGCCGGATGAGACCGCCATTCTGGCATCGCTGCGCACCGGCCAGGTCGATTTCGCGCTGATCAACGATCCGCTGGTCGCCACGCTGGTGCCGTCCAATCCCGGCCTGACGCTCGATCGCGAGCCGGTGCTGTCCTATCACGTGCTTCAGCTCAATGCCGAGGAAGGCGCGATGAAGGAGCTGAAGGTCCGTCAGGCAATCTCCTGCGCGATCGACCGGCAGGATGTGCTGGATGCCGCCCTTCTCGGCGAGGGCAAGGTGACCGGTCCGCTGACCATGCCGGCCTTCGCCACCGACCCCTCCGAACTGTTCTGCTACACGCAGGACCTCGACAAGGCCAAGGCTTTGATGGAGGAGGCCGACTATGCGGACGGCTTCTCCGCCAAGGTGATGGCCGCAACCGGCGAGCCGCCGACGGCAGCGGCAGAGGCACAGGTCATCCAGTCGCAGCTTGCCGAAATCGGCATCGATCTCGAGATCGAGATGATGGAACTGAACGTCTATATCGACCGCTGGCTGAAGGGCGATTTCGATATGGCCGTGGCGCTGAACGGCGGTCGTACCGATCCCTACACCATGTATAACCGCTACTGGACCAAGGACGGCAACCTCAATCACGTCGCTCACTATATCGATGACGAACTCGATACGCTGATGAATGAAGGCCGCGTGGAAACCGATCCGGCCAGGCGCAAGGAAATCTTCGCCGAATTCTCAAAGCACATCACCGAGGTTTCGCCCTGGGTCTGGCTCTATACCGGCTACAGCTACACCGCCAGCACCGACAAGGTGAAGGGTTTCGAGGCGACGCCGACCGGCTCGCTCTTCGGCCTCACCGCCGTCACCATCGGCGAATAA
- the murQ gene encoding N-acetylmuramic acid 6-phosphate etherase, with translation MNLLNGELDKLVSEGRNPKSVELDLLSTREILETINAEDGLVAGAVAREIAPITAAVERIVAAFSAGGRLIYIGAGTSGRLGVLDASECPPTFSVPPGMVVGLIAGGNTALTTAVEGAEDDPALGRADLEAVNLSKRDVVVGIAVSGRTPYVIGALEYAREVGAGTVALSCNPASAIAEIAEISIAPVVGPEVLTGSTRLKSGTAQKLVLNMLSTASMIRIGKVYQNLMVDVTVSNAKLYARAVRIVMEASGVGAEEATALLEKTGNDVKLAILLALTDMELQEGRDLLSKSGGYLRKAINQKTAPGRED, from the coding sequence GTGAATCTGTTGAATGGCGAGCTCGACAAACTGGTCTCCGAAGGGCGCAATCCGAAAAGCGTCGAACTGGATCTTCTGAGCACGCGCGAAATACTCGAGACCATCAACGCCGAGGATGGGCTGGTGGCTGGGGCCGTCGCCCGCGAGATCGCGCCGATTACGGCGGCGGTCGAGCGCATCGTTGCCGCGTTTAGTGCCGGCGGACGGCTGATCTATATCGGCGCCGGCACCAGCGGCCGCCTCGGCGTGCTCGATGCCTCCGAATGCCCGCCGACCTTCTCGGTTCCGCCGGGCATGGTCGTTGGCCTGATCGCCGGCGGGAATACGGCGCTCACCACCGCCGTCGAGGGCGCGGAGGATGACCCTGCTTTGGGGCGCGCCGATCTTGAGGCCGTCAATCTTTCGAAGCGCGATGTCGTGGTCGGAATCGCCGTCAGCGGGCGCACGCCCTATGTGATCGGCGCGTTGGAATATGCCCGCGAAGTTGGGGCAGGAACCGTTGCGCTTTCGTGTAACCCCGCCTCCGCGATCGCGGAAATCGCTGAAATCTCGATTGCGCCCGTCGTTGGGCCCGAGGTTCTGACCGGCTCCACCCGCCTGAAATCCGGGACGGCGCAGAAGCTCGTGCTCAACATGCTGAGCACGGCCAGCATGATCCGGATCGGCAAGGTCTACCAGAACCTGATGGTCGATGTGACGGTCAGCAACGCCAAGCTCTACGCCCGTGCGGTGCGCATCGTCATGGAGGCCTCCGGCGTTGGCGCTGAAGAGGCGACGGCGCTGCTGGAGAAGACCGGAAATGATGTCAAGCTCGCCATATTGCTGGCGTTGACCGATATGGAATTGCAGGAAGGCCGCGATCTTCTTTCGAAATCGGGCGGCTATCTGCGCAAGGCTATCAACCAGAAGACGGCGCCAGGCCGCGAAGACTGA
- a CDS encoding MurR/RpiR family transcriptional regulator, which translates to MSVLSIIEAQLESLAPADRQIGDFILAHPDEVLRLSSASLAEKTGRSQSSVVKFAQKLGFSGYQDMKFAVSKAKASEWRAPGALHATIELDDSHATIAQKLLASKMHAMQQTLAANDETAISRALEITDAAQRIHVAGVGASSLVARDFCYKLQKLGRYALHDSDSHVQMANVSAAKSGDVLFALSYSGASIETVRIAELARKRAVTVISLTGPKQNAIARVADVNLYTIADEEKVRSSAITARDAQLMLTDFLFILLLQRQQDAGDYIADSGDAVTALKLGDK; encoded by the coding sequence GTGTCCGTTCTCAGCATCATCGAAGCCCAGCTTGAAAGCCTTGCGCCGGCCGACCGGCAGATCGGCGATTTCATCCTCGCCCATCCGGACGAGGTGCTGCGGCTGTCTTCGGCCAGCCTTGCCGAAAAGACGGGGCGCAGCCAGTCGAGCGTGGTGAAATTTGCACAGAAGCTGGGTTTTTCCGGCTATCAGGACATGAAGTTCGCCGTCAGCAAGGCGAAGGCCAGTGAATGGCGCGCGCCCGGCGCGCTACATGCGACCATCGAGCTGGACGACAGCCACGCCACGATCGCGCAGAAACTGCTTGCCAGCAAGATGCACGCCATGCAGCAGACACTCGCCGCCAATGACGAGACCGCGATTTCCCGGGCGCTGGAGATCACCGACGCCGCGCAGCGCATTCATGTGGCCGGCGTCGGCGCGTCATCGCTGGTGGCGCGCGATTTCTGCTACAAACTGCAGAAACTCGGCCGCTATGCTCTGCATGATTCCGACAGTCACGTGCAGATGGCGAATGTCTCGGCCGCCAAATCCGGCGATGTGCTGTTCGCGCTCTCCTATTCCGGCGCGAGCATCGAGACCGTGCGGATCGCCGAGCTTGCCCGAAAACGCGCCGTCACCGTGATCTCGCTGACGGGCCCGAAACAGAACGCCATAGCCCGCGTCGCCGATGTCAATCTCTACACCATCGCCGACGAAGAAAAGGTGCGCTCCTCGGCAATCACCGCCCGCGATGCCCAACTGATGCTGACCGACTTCCTCTTCATCCTGCTGCTCCAGCGCCAGCAGGATGCAGGTGACTACATTGCCGATAGCGGCGATGCCGTGACCGCGCTGAAGCTCGGCGACAAGTGA
- a CDS encoding AraC family transcriptional regulator: MKDMDVFGTYEQRLKRVSDYIAAHLDDALDYAKLAEIACLSPWHWHRIYRAVYGETIHATVKRLRLHRAAGELVNDAAGIESIACRAGYSGVASFTRSFKSAYGMAPATYRASGGHAIFDNPVTEENGAMYDVEFRTENAKPVAGVPHTGSYMEVDKAFGEAVGKMAAAGLFRPDMQMVGIYYSDPGLVAEEELQSFAGLVVTAGFTPPAGLTLREIAGGRYAVLRHKGPYAELHKAYGWFYGSYLPANGYEPADAPPVEVYLNNPREAAPQDLLTEICIPIKG, encoded by the coding sequence ATGAAAGATATGGACGTGTTCGGGACCTATGAGCAAAGGCTGAAGCGGGTCAGCGATTATATTGCCGCCCATCTGGACGACGCGCTCGACTACGCGAAACTCGCCGAGATCGCCTGCCTGTCGCCATGGCACTGGCACCGGATCTACCGGGCCGTCTATGGCGAAACCATCCATGCCACGGTGAAGCGCCTGCGCCTCCACCGGGCCGCCGGCGAACTCGTCAACGACGCGGCAGGCATAGAGAGCATTGCCTGCCGCGCCGGCTATTCAGGCGTCGCTTCTTTCACACGAAGTTTCAAATCCGCTTACGGCATGGCGCCGGCGACATATCGCGCGAGCGGCGGCCACGCGATTTTCGATAACCCCGTCACCGAGGAGAATGGTGCGATGTACGATGTCGAATTCAGGACAGAGAATGCGAAACCCGTGGCCGGCGTGCCGCATACCGGCTCCTACATGGAGGTCGACAAGGCCTTTGGCGAGGCCGTCGGAAAGATGGCGGCGGCGGGCCTGTTCCGGCCGGATATGCAGATGGTCGGCATTTATTATTCCGATCCCGGCCTTGTGGCTGAGGAAGAGCTGCAGTCTTTCGCCGGCCTCGTCGTGACCGCCGGCTTTACCCCGCCCGCGGGGTTGACGCTGCGCGAGATCGCCGGTGGTCGCTATGCGGTCCTGCGCCACAAGGGCCCCTATGCCGAGCTTCACAAGGCCTATGGCTGGTTTTACGGCAGCTACCTGCCCGCCAATGGATACGAGCCGGCGGACGCGCCGCCTGTCGAGGTCTATCTCAACAATCCGCGCGAAGCGGCACCCCAGGACCTGCTGACGGAAATCTGCATTCCCATCAAAGGGTAG
- a CDS encoding SulP family inorganic anion transporter, translating to MPTRLVPKTVSVLREGYSFSRLKGDAISGLTVAIVALPLSMAIAIASGVSPDRGLYAAIIGGFFVSLLGGSRHQIGGPAGAFIVLVAASVERNGIDGLIIAVILSGLIMIAAGYLKLGAYIRFIPYPVTVGFTAGIAIIIFASQLSAIFGLDLPGKEPGPFAEKVAYLAQYVGTTNISAVAIAVLTIAIIIAVKRFRPGWPGMLIAVAVATLAAFAFNLPVETIGSQFGGLPRGLQAPALPALSVQKVISVLPDAFAFALLGSIESLLSAVVADGMTGRRHRSNMELVGQGVANIASGLFGGICVTGTIARTATNVRAGATSPFSGMLHSLFLLLFMIVAAPLARFIPLATLAGVLAVVAWTMVEKAAIRTLLRTSRGDAVILLVTLLLVVFRDLTEGIVAGFALGAVMFIDRMGKNVAVNPYSDYNAKAESPIANTDPDTVVYRISGAFFFGAAATVGSVLDRVAGGARNFVLDLSDVPYVDSSAANVLEGTIGKAEHRKVRVLLAGATQNVRSILESHGISEPRVAYCATLDEAAARIEADKNETTD from the coding sequence ATGCCCACCCGTCTCGTTCCCAAAACCGTCAGCGTTCTGCGCGAAGGTTATTCCTTTTCCCGTCTCAAAGGCGACGCCATCTCCGGATTGACGGTCGCGATCGTCGCCCTGCCGCTGTCGATGGCGATCGCGATCGCCTCCGGCGTCTCGCCCGACCGGGGGCTTTACGCGGCCATTATAGGGGGTTTCTTCGTCTCGCTGCTGGGCGGAAGCCGCCACCAGATCGGCGGTCCGGCGGGGGCCTTCATCGTGCTGGTCGCAGCCTCGGTGGAACGCAACGGCATCGACGGGCTGATCATCGCCGTCATCCTCTCCGGCCTGATCATGATCGCGGCCGGTTACCTGAAACTCGGGGCCTATATCCGCTTCATACCCTATCCGGTGACCGTCGGCTTCACCGCCGGCATCGCCATCATCATCTTCGCCAGCCAGCTTTCCGCGATCTTCGGGCTGGACCTGCCCGGCAAGGAGCCCGGCCCCTTCGCCGAAAAGGTCGCCTATCTGGCGCAATATGTCGGCACCACCAATATTTCGGCCGTTGCCATCGCGGTGCTGACCATCGCCATCATCATAGCCGTGAAGCGCTTCCGGCCGGGCTGGCCGGGGATGCTGATCGCCGTTGCCGTGGCAACCCTCGCGGCCTTCGCGTTCAACCTGCCGGTGGAAACCATCGGCAGCCAGTTCGGCGGATTGCCGCGCGGGCTGCAGGCCCCGGCCCTGCCCGCGCTGTCGGTCCAGAAGGTCATCTCGGTGCTGCCCGATGCCTTCGCCTTTGCGCTGCTGGGCTCGATCGAATCGCTGCTTTCCGCCGTCGTCGCCGACGGCATGACCGGGCGCCGGCATCGCTCCAACATGGAACTGGTCGGCCAGGGCGTGGCCAATATCGCCTCCGGTCTGTTCGGCGGCATCTGCGTGACCGGCACCATCGCCCGCACCGCGACCAATGTACGCGCCGGCGCGACCAGCCCGTTTTCCGGCATGCTGCATTCGCTGTTCCTGCTCTTGTTCATGATCGTCGCAGCCCCGCTGGCCCGCTTCATTCCGCTTGCGACCCTCGCCGGCGTTCTGGCGGTCGTCGCCTGGACGATGGTGGAGAAGGCCGCGATCCGGACGCTTTTGCGCACCTCGCGCGGCGATGCGGTCATCCTGCTCGTGACGCTGTTGCTCGTGGTCTTCCGCGACCTGACGGAAGGCATTGTTGCCGGTTTCGCGCTCGGCGCCGTCATGTTCATCGACCGCATGGGCAAGAATGTCGCCGTAAACCCCTATTCCGACTACAACGCCAAGGCCGAATCGCCGATCGCCAATACCGATCCCGACACCGTGGTCTACCGCATTTCCGGTGCGTTCTTCTTCGGCGCGGCCGCCACCGTCGGCTCCGTGCTCGACCGGGTGGCCGGCGGCGCGCGCAATTTCGTGCTCGACCTTTCCGATGTCCCCTATGTCGATTCCTCCGCCGCCAACGTGCTGGAGGGCACGATCGGAAAGGCTGAACACCGCAAGGTTCGGGTTCTGCTCGCCGGCGCGACGCAGAATGTCCGGTCGATCCTCGAAAGCCACGGGATCTCCGAACCGCGCGTCGCCTATTGCGCCACCCTCGATGAGGCCGCCGCACGAATCGAAGCCGACAAAAACGAAACGACGGACTGA
- the recA gene encoding recombinase RecA → MAQNSLKLVEEKSVNKSKALEAALSQIERSFGKGSIMKLGANDSIVEIETVSTGSLGLDIALGIGGLPKGRIIEIYGPESSGKTTLALQTIAEAQKNGGICGFIDAEHALDPIYARKLGVDLHDLLISQPDTGEQALEIADTLVRSGALDVIVIDSVAALTPRAEIEGEMGDSLPGLQARLMSQALRKLTGSISRSNCMVVFINQIRMKIGVMFGSPETTTGGNALKFYASVRLDIRRIGAVKDRDEVVGNQTRVKVVKNKMAPPFKQVEFDIMYGEGVSKTGELVDLGVKAGIVEKSGSWFSYNSERLGQGRENAKQFLKDNPVIANEIELALRQNAGLLSEGLLDTGEDDGAATGTNDE, encoded by the coding sequence ATGGCACAGAATTCACTAAAACTCGTCGAGGAAAAATCGGTGAACAAGAGCAAGGCGCTGGAAGCGGCACTTTCCCAGATCGAGCGCTCGTTCGGCAAGGGCTCGATCATGAAGCTCGGCGCCAATGACAGCATCGTTGAGATCGAGACGGTGTCGACCGGTTCCCTTGGCCTTGATATCGCGCTCGGCATTGGCGGCCTGCCCAAGGGACGCATTATCGAAATCTACGGCCCGGAAAGCTCCGGCAAGACCACGCTGGCGCTGCAGACCATCGCCGAGGCGCAGAAGAATGGCGGCATTTGCGGCTTCATCGATGCCGAACATGCGCTTGATCCTATCTATGCCCGCAAGCTCGGCGTCGACCTGCACGACCTCTTGATCTCCCAGCCCGACACCGGCGAGCAGGCGCTTGAAATCGCCGATACGCTGGTGCGCTCCGGCGCGCTCGACGTCATCGTGATCGACTCGGTTGCAGCCCTCACCCCGCGCGCGGAAATCGAGGGTGAGATGGGCGACAGCCTCCCCGGCCTGCAGGCGCGGCTGATGAGCCAGGCGCTGCGCAAGCTCACCGGCTCGATCTCCCGCTCCAATTGCATGGTTGTCTTCATCAACCAGATCCGCATGAAGATCGGCGTCATGTTCGGCTCGCCCGAAACCACGACCGGCGGCAACGCGCTGAAATTCTATGCCTCCGTCCGTCTGGACATTCGCCGGATCGGCGCGGTCAAGGATCGCGACGAAGTGGTCGGCAACCAGACCCGCGTGAAGGTGGTGAAGAACAAGATGGCGCCGCCCTTCAAGCAGGTCGAATTCGACATCATGTATGGCGAGGGCGTGTCCAAGACCGGCGAGCTGGTCGACCTCGGCGTCAAGGCCGGCATTGTCGAGAAGTCCGGCTCCTGGTTCTCCTATAACAGCGAGCGTCTCGGCCAGGGGCGTGAGAATGCCAAGCAGTTCCTGAAGGACAACCCGGTAATCGCCAACGAGATCGAGCTTGCGCTTCGCCAGAATGCCGGCCTGCTTTCCGAAGGTCTTCTCGATACGGGTGAAGACGATGGTGCTGCCACCGGGACCAACGACGAATAG